The window TCACCTCCATCGGGCCGGGTGCGCTACAGGCCATGACCGGGTCGCTCGCCGCCGCGTCGGACGGCTTGGGCGTCTGGTACCTCTTCGGCGACGAGACGACCGAGGACGAAGGCCCGAACATGCAGCAAATCCCCAAGCCCGAACAAGGGCTCTTCCTGCGCCTCGGCCAGACGATGGGCTCAGCCTACACGCTGCACACGCCGGGCGCGGTGCCGACCGCGCTTCGGCGCGGACTGAACCGGGTTGACGATCCGCACCGCGCCGGGCCGTTTTTCCTGCTGATGCCGATGAACACCCAGTGCTGCGTGATCGAAGGGTTCAACCTCGACGAGTTGCCGGTTGGATCGCCGCCGCGACTCGGACCGGCGGCGGACGACGGACGCTACG of the Phycisphaerae bacterium genome contains:
- a CDS encoding thiamine pyrophosphate-binding protein, whose protein sequence is MTVSEALVLGLVRQNVRKFLSVFGHGSTEIGEVLRVYEAAGVVRTFAVRNEIAASHAAAALRWVTGEKAAVVTSIGPGALQAMTGSLAAASDGLGVWYLFGDETTEDEGPNMQQIPKPEQGLFLRLGQTMGSAYTLHTPGAVPTALRRGLNRVDDPHRAGPFFLLMPMNTQCCVIEGFNLDELPVGSPPRLGPAADDGRY